One Trichoderma asperellum chromosome 5, complete sequence genomic region harbors:
- a CDS encoding uncharacterized protein (EggNog:ENOG41~TransMembrane:7 (o16-37i49-71o91-117i124-146o176-200i212-230o242-267i)), with amino-acid sequence MADDNVDLNAYNGAPLVATCVVFLSLTWLAVGLRIYTRAVVIKSLQEDDWLMLVAQLIFTLSCIFIFNGIHSGMGRHNAAITDGDDQATALMWQALAAASYILNMMFIKMSIGIFLLRVSARRIYNWIICISLAVVIIWSLVTFFYDVFQCSPIQKQWDFRIQTGKCVSTSDLVSAAYAISVMTILSDWLYALLPIPMLWSVKMSPQAKATVIIILGLGIFASVATLIRIRYLTVMQDLDDLLFAATQVMTWTVIEPGVAIIAASLATIRPLLRAMRVHGFGSTGRTTHSAPSAYARQTTENRSMPVVDQIFGPDDVSLKNVEPSYDIIPPESSISTIGLTIEQPHASIATASRLDVEQKRRRASQGKECSPSRSVITEASQTTNSTSFDNIHDLEAQSQEGGYYGIGGSNQRGR; translated from the exons ATGGCCGATGATAATGTCGACTTGAATGCGTACAATGGCGCCCCTTTAGTGGCCACGTGTGTGGTCTTCCTCAGCCTGACTTGGCTGGCCGTAGGGCTGAGGATATATACGAGAGCGGTGGTGATAAAGAGTCTCCAGGAGGATGACTGGCTCATGCTTGTGGCTCAG CTTATTTTCACACTCTCGTGCATATTCATCTTCAATGGTATTCATTCCGGAATGGGCAGACATAATGCTGCCATTACCGATGGCGACGATCAAGCCACAGCGCTCATG TGGCAAGCATTGGCGGCGGCCTCTTACATACTCAATATGATGTTCATTAAAATGAGCATTGGTATATTTCTTCTACGAGTCTCCGCTCGAAGGATCTACAACTGGATCATATGCATCAGCCTGGCTGTGGTTATCATCTGGAGCCTTGTCACTTTCTTCTACGATGTATTCCAGTGCAGTCCCATTCAAAAACAATGGGATTTTCGTATTCAAACCGGAAAGTGCGTATCGACAAGCGACCTCGTTTCTGCCGCATACGCGATCAGTGTGATGACAATTTTATCCGACTGGTTATAT GCTCTGCTCCCCATACCGATGCTGTGGTCAGTGAAGATGAGTCCTCAAGCCAAAGCAACTGTTATCATCATTCTGGGCCTTGGAATATT CGCGAGTGTTGCCACTCTTATTAGGATCAGGTATTTGACTGTGATGCAGGATCTCGATGATTTGCTAT TCGCGGCAACGCAAGTAATGACGTGGACCGTAATCGAACCTGGAGTAGCCATTATTGCTGCCAGCCTTGCTACAATCCGCCCTCTACTGCGCGCGATGAGGGTGCACGGCTTCGGGTCTACGGGCCGCACCACGCACAGCGCACCCTCTGCCTATGCGAGACAAACTACCGAAAACCGAAGCATGCCGGTCGTTGACCAAATCTTTGGGCCTGATGACGTTTCTTTGAAGAATGTCGAGCCCAGCTACGATATAATACCTCCTGAATCTTCGATCAGCACTATTGGCTTGACTATTGAGCAGCCCCATGCTAGCATAGCAACGGCTTCTCGACTGGACGTAGAGCAAAAGAGGCGTCGTGCCAGCCAAGGCAAAGAGTGTTCTCCATCGCGCAGTGTCATTACAGAGGCATCACAGACGACCAACTCGACTTCATTTGACAATATCCACGACCTCGAAGCTCAGAGCCAAGAAGGCGGATACTATGGAATCGGGGGCTCCAACCAGAGGGGACGTTag
- a CDS encoding uncharacterized protein (EggNog:ENOG41~TransMembrane:6 (n32-43c47/48o57-76i88-106o118-144i165-184o190-210i270-289o)) codes for MEATRRFTSGMASRMRISSPTRRQFYTTTSSFSLLTAPVLRVLSAFAARFANRRFLFAIGVIAVISAKLVHIYAHITAIAFRSMAQWGLTFYTQDTAFLILIRLLLDTDIYPWKWLRIILTTLASLLVTFVLALAAINNAFFIVAGSEPHWRNAGLASDAASWKLAVTGLFTCLIVLAVIFVISWLTQDIFYFLAGLGLNVLKWPFAFLYSKLPARFRPAVHTTRYAHIPQQDIEIGSELMGKEDDEIDSSTSSGSSIASDMRPTSKLTIALYVLVSVILFLQVVLYIARPDEGSYAYMSWTLPLIPFADFAHSSPILATLTPVYDTSIGWNWDNQTALAEPIRWEWLPKDPLPGFQDWYENEERHYRASQDPLKISNLNNDLLPELRAKLANINIKNVVLIKLESTRKDAFPVKKDGLFYKLAVDSFENGTLPKVAEQKISTLTPTANFLTGDYNDGFEHKEKKRRGGLNANNCHTSATYTLKSLTGTLCGLSPLVADFNAEVSHHIYQPCLPHILDAMNLNLGNSSKGADKDDFTTQKWKSSFMMSVTNTFDKQDQLMVQLGFPKNNTVTKEYLKSKDAKFGTVDVEDINYYGMPEDVIEDYVRDAFKSAKENNERVFLTHLTSTTHHPFGLPENFTHVPITSEESGKLENVSKYLNAIGFVDRWLQKVLDILDEQGVADETLVIFVGDHGLSVPENDGITPYYNTNIGNFHVPLVFSHPQLPAIDINDAVISYQILPTILDLLLETGSLSESSTGIAKDMIQNYEGQSLIRPLINFNEKTGQPNWQFSVMNPGRATVAVRDARQPHWRLTVPIIENTEWRFTDLDTEPHEEKHLVAFDFGAFLQKIEKERSAEAAHWAEEAAFVARWWVEENSLRWHYDP; via the coding sequence ATGGAAGCGACGCGCCGCTTCACCAGCGGCATGGCGTCTCGCATGCGGATCTCCAGCCCGACACGGCGACAATTCTATACTACTACCTCGAGCTTCTCGCTCCTTACTGCGCCTGTTCTGCGGGTGCTGTCTGCGTTCGCTGCTCGATTTGCAAATCGACGGTTTCTGTTTGCTATAGGCGTTATCGCCGTGATCAGCGCCAAGCTGGTCCACATATATGCCCACATAACAGCCATTGCATTTCGCTCCATGGCGCAATGGGGCCTCACGTTCTACACACAAGATACTGCTTTCTTAATACTAATACGGCTGTTGCTCGACACGGACATATATCCCTGGAAGTGGCTGCGCATCATCCTCACGACGCTGGCCTCGCTTCTCGTCACCTTTGTACTGGCCCTGGCGGCCATTAACAACGCTTTCTTTATCGTCGCAGGCTCCGAGCCCCATTGGCGCAATGCTGGCCTTGCGAGCGATGCGGCTTCATGGAAACTGGCAGTTACTGGACTGTTCACATGTCTCATTGTGTTGGCggtcatcttcgtcatttCCTGGCTGACGCAAGacatcttttactttttggCTGGGCTCGGCTTGAATGTGCTCAAGTGGCCCTTTGCTTTCCTCTACAGCAAGCTTCCTGCCCGCTTCCGTCCTGCGGTGCATACTACTAGATACGCTCACATCCCACAGCAAGATATCGAGATCGGATCCGAGCTCATGggcaaagaagacgacgaaatTGACTCCAGCACCTCCAGCGGCTCTAGTATTGCCTCCGACATGCGTCCAACATCGAAATTGACTATTGCCCTATATGTTTTGGTCAGCGTCATCTTGTTCCTTCAAGTCGTGCTGTATATTGCCAGACCAGACGAAGGCTCCTACGCCTACATGTCATGGACTCTGCCGTTGATACCTTTCGCAGACTTTGCGCACTCGTCGCCCATTTTGGCTACACTCACCCCCGTATATGATACCAGCATTGGATGGAACTGGGATAATCAAACCGCACTGGCGGAGCCGATTCGATGGGAATGGCTGCCAAAGGATCCTCTTCCGGGCTTCCAAGACTGGTATGAGAATGAGGAAAGGCACTACCGCGCTTCCCAAGACCCCCTGAAAATCTCAAACCTCAATAATGATCTCCTCCCTGAGCTCCGCGCAAAGCTGGCAAATATCAACATCAAGAATGTGGTGCTTATCAAGCTCGAAAGTACGAGAAAGGATGCTTTCCCTGTCAAGAAGGAcggtttattttataaacttgcGGTTGATTCGTTTGAGAACGGCACACTGCCAAAAGTGGCCGAACAGAAGATTTCCACGCTCACTCCTACCGCCAACTTCTTGACGGGAGACTACAACGATGGCTTTGAGcacaaggaaaagaagcgaCGAGGAGGCCTCAACGCGAATAACTGCCACACATCCGCCACTTACACGCTCAAAAGTTTGACTGGTACTCTCTGTGGACTGTCACCTCTCGTCGCCGATTTCAACGCCGAGGTTTCACATCACATCTACCAACCCTGCTTGCCTCACATTCTCGACGCCATGAATCTCAACTTGGGGAATTCTTCCAAGGGTGCTGACAAGGATGATTTTACTACCCAGAAATGGAAGTCATCGTTCATGATGTCTGTCACGAACACTTTTGACAAGCAAGATCAGCTCATGGTCCAGCTTGGATTCCCAAAGAACAATACGGTTACAAAAGAGTACCTAAAGAGTAAAGATGCAAAGTTTGGGACAGTGGATGTGGAGGACATTAACTACTACGGAATGCCCGAAGATGTCATCGAAGATTATGTCCGTGATGCGTTCAAGTCGGCCAAGGAAAACAACGAGCGCGTCTTTTTGACCCATTTGACTAGCACCACGCACCATCCTTTCGGACTCCCCGAGAATTTCACGCATGTCCCCATTACCAGCGAGGAATCTGGCAAGCTGGAAAACGTATCCAAGTACCTGAATGCTATTGGATTCGTCGATCGTTGGCTGCAAAAAGTTCTGGATATCCTGGACGAGCAAGGTGTTGCGGACGAGACTTTGGTCATCTTTGTCGGTGACCACGGTCTCTCTGTCCCGGAAAACGATGGCATTACACCATACTACAACACCAACATTGGTAACTTTCACGTTCCGCTAGTCTTTTCTCACCCCCAACTCCCCGCTATCGACATCAACGATGCGGTTATTTCGTACCAAATTCTGCCCACAATCCTCGATTTGCTGCTGGAAACTGGCTCACTCTCCGAGTCCTCGACTGGCATTGCCAAAGATATGATTCAGAATTATGAGGGACAATCGCTTATCCGACCGCTCATCAACTTCAACGAGAAGACTGGCCAGCCCAATTGGCAGTTTTCCGTCATGAACCCGGGTCGCGCCACCGTTGCTGTGCGTGACGCCCGCCAGCCACATTGGCGACTGACAGTGCCTATCATTGAGAACACCGAATGGCGTTTTACCGATCTGGACACCGAGCCTCATGAGGAGAAGCACCTTGTTGCTTTTGACTTTGGCGCGTTCTTGCAAAAAATCGAGAAGGAGAGATCTGCCGAGGCGGCACACTGGGCTGAAGAGGCAGCGTTCGTCGCCCGATGGTGGGTTGAGGAAAATAGTCTGCGCTGGCACTACGACCCATGA
- a CDS encoding uncharacterized protein (BUSCO:EOG092D4A4D) encodes MVRGRATATGRGVRRGGAAASSRSQTTEGDTSSLNQESSAPTASMALTDPGAEQSTASQPAASAVRRGAMSARAARGAAPAGRFRPKNVRRDESERDALAQQEQHKASERAADERRARGRSRFRSKRSRGDAMGSRGGGFGRPVAGASGPFSSGVGGPGGPSGGGWFGGGGGGGGGGGFSGAGKFEGKGGPGFGFEGGFRETRINADKLHTMVHEEGMDSEDEAMLAALHTRSGSVMPMGILRREHKEAPVIVATTAELEAAEKAKSEEESLWVDDEGPGSLPPADQAEEGDWNTGDTKAVKVKKEPTDDSMDLDVESKPIKDESKMPVAKLKAKKPVAQDPEENMIRTDLSLLASELGAITINGDGEEKVEEAGNKDGRLYLFQFPPLLPPLKQIAAPQPRIKVKAEEPQSISLHDTPVSASSTATPVDLTQQGEEEEELDSDDEEEERRNGFRSQALSNGGLIGRLNVRKSGKVELDWGGRILEMSPAAGMNFLTTAVIVEESDEKPQNGVTTGESIGMGKIMGRFVLAPIWNEEEEWDVAPAELEINESMNE; translated from the exons ATGGTTCGTGGAAGGGCTACCGCTACCGGTAGGGGCGTGCGGCGAGGAGGTGCCGCTGCCTCTTCAAGATCTCAAACAACAGAGGGCGACACTTCAAGCCTCAATCAAGAGAGCAGCGCGCCGACGGCCAGCATGGCATTGACAGATCCAGGCGCCGAACAAAGCACAGCATCACAGCCAGCGGCCTCGGCAGTGCGCAGAGGAGCCATGTCCGCACGAGCAGCTCGCGGAGCTGCACCGGCCGGCAGATTTCGACCGAAGAACGTTCGACGAGATGAGTCAGAGCGAGACGCATTGGCTCAGCAAGAGCAGCACAAGGCCAGCGAGAGAGCTGCAGACGAGAGACGAGCGAGAGGCCGTTCACGATTCCGTAGCAAACGAAGTCGTGGTGATGCAATGGGAAGCAGAGGGGGCGGCTTTGGCCGGCCAGTAGCCGGGGCCAGCGGGCCCTTTTCTTCAGGAGTGGGAGGACCAG GTGGTCCATCTGGTGGAGGTTGGTttggaggcggtggtggtggtggaggcggcggcggcttctcAGGAGCCGGCAAGTTCGAAGGGAAAGGTGGCCCAGGATTTGGATTCGAAGGCGGCTTCCGGGAAACAAGGATCAATGCCGACAAGCTTCACACGATGGTACACGAGGAAGGCATGGACAGCGAAGACGAGGCGATGCTGGCTGCGCTCCATACCCGATCTGGGAGCGTCATGCCTATGGGAATACTCCGACGAGAACACAAAGAGGCGCCGGTCATTGTTGCTACAACTGCGGAATTGGAAGCGGCAGAGAAGGCGAAAAGCGAGGAAGAAAGCCTCTGGGTTGACGATGAAGGACCAGGATCATTGCCCCCGGCTGACCAAGCTGAAGAGGGCGATTGGAATACGGGCGACACAAAGGCGGTTAAAGTCAAGAAGGAGCCAACAGATGATTCTATGGACCTGGACGTCGAGTCTAAGCCGATTAAAGATGAAAGCAAGATGCCTGTGGCGAAACTaaaggccaagaagccagTTGCTCAGGATCCCGAAGAGAATATGATTCGCACGGACTTGAGTCTCTTGGCAAGCGAACTTGGCGCCATCACAAtcaacggcgacggcgaggaGAAGGTCGAGGAGGCCGGTAACAAAGACGGCCGATTATATCTATTCCAATTCCCCCCACTACTCCCTCCCCTCAAGCAGATTGCCGCCCCCCAGCCTCGCATAAAAGTCAAGGCAGAAGAACCGCAGTCTATCAGTCTACACGACACTCCCGTGAGTGCGTCATCTACAGCTACCCCTGTTGATCTTACCCAGcagggcgaagaagaggaagagttAGACTcggacgacgaagaagaagaacgcaGAAATGGCTTCCGATCACAGGCGCTCTCGAATGGCGGTCTCATCGGGCGGCTCAACGTCCGCAAGTCTGGCAAGGTCGAGCTGGACTGGGGCGGCCGCATCCTGGAGATGAGCCCCGCCGCGGGTATGAACTTCCTCACGACGGCCGTCATCGTCGAGGAGTCGGACGAGAAGCCGCAGAACGGCGTGACGACGGGCGAGAGCATTGGTATGGGCAAGATCATGGGCCGGTTTGTCCTGGCGCCGATATGgaacgaggaggaggaatggGATGTCGCGCCAGCGGAGCTTGAGATCAATGAATCAATGAACGAGTAA
- a CDS encoding uncharacterized protein (BUSCO:EOG092D0NP5) produces MDASATASPEPDTTARRRSGRVVKAPTKYAPEPTASASKRKRNDDEGDEEAENGAAESDEEMSDAASDAGSDEDHPAPKPRKPSQTTRAKKPSIKKPKINGAQTAASGTIARIPSRPKKTVRIDPGEKGTGLYADIFASGDSSQFVAQQWLEKYKLGDAAALGDLINCILRCAGCDLEVTVDDIRDPENIPNRLLDLQSVYQEQQIVDYPLVAKSKATRSFRDLLTSFIHALISLLHETDVMYKDVDLVDNLHAWLASMSSSPLRPFRHTATTISLAVQSTLVEVASILDRRIANIEQQSQTAKRGKNKSKTDEIQRSLAEANDNRKICNDSIQSFFDTVFVHRYRDVDPRIRVECVEALGNWIWNLPTVFLEPGYLRYLGWMLSDTNAGTRQEVLKQLGRLFKRDAQQLGHFIDRFRPRLIEMATGDADVSVRVTAISVIDSLRAAAILEPNEIDAIGRLVFDSEIRVRKAVVGFFVACIDDVNEGKVEEMGGSEVFEELDLAGEDSYDTPRKDWLNLKSLAETLTIYDAQVEESQQAEGASLDLDVDLLGNTMPDTRISLASQVLYDKIPEIKTWEILAGYLLYDHTTSTKSKSRSKSKSNPSEEAFKKAVAPTAEEEKILLDVLSSAIKSSLLLLADHDKGKKRGPRSDAAEAQEELALELAINIPKLLSKYGAEPETAAIVLRLERYLKLDAFQRLRQDSSIYEKLLDEIITQFNRHDDKIVLTEAAAALLHARQFEELEEMADSKLSVLWEVVINSLRSFDKTCELSARGNLEEAPLRELSTVLMKISKLASISDCVDVLEIAPSKGDSTSPAIQILINIVHRGEFEAQEDEIDNLEDDVVSLAIKACQFYFMWKTRSLSQQLSSGVSIADEELDSLSVLRQTYRKHLIVTFSSRSSIDQLRLFATGSLCDLHLTFATMRPVISNFRPSSSTSQASGGEKFKVLVQQIESNLVPELTSIFDGAEKQFAKKAKKDRLLNEPAEDEDPVDDEESSDDEDEDESLSKEERLAAELKAEKALCELTAKYVLVITASLLDPKGNAVNKLKRRLQRNETKLGHNFKEVVAYLDEDKMAKRNKKAAKAAAPAEKPQKPALSAETVHDEDEDDNIFEENEPEEGSREDLRRRELMDDSIEDDEDNEEHEDAEVPNHDADDDVLGD; encoded by the exons ATGGACGCCAGCGCCACCGCGTCGCCAGAGCCAGACACTACGGCGCGTCGACGATCTGGACGCGTCGTCAAAGCACCAACAAAATACGCGCCAGAGCCGACAGCTTCAGCGTCGAAACGTAAGCGCAACGACGATgagggagatgaagaggcggAGAATGGGGCGGCCGAATCGGATGAGGAGATGAGCGACGCTGCGAGTGACGCTGGCAGCGACGAGGACCATCCTGCGCCGAAGCCGCGAAAGCCGTCGCAAACCACTCGCGCAAAGAAACCAAGCATCAAGAAGCCGAAAATCAACGGCGCACAGACTGCCGCATCGGGGACTATTGCGCGCATACCCAGTAGGCCTAAAAAGACTGTCCGCATCGATccaggagagaaaggaacTGGACTATATG CGGATATCTTTGCATCTGGTGACTCTTCCCAGTTTGTTGCTCAGCAATGGCTGGAAAAGTACAAACTTGGCGATGCGGCTGCCTTGGGCGATCTCATCAACTGCATCTTGCGATGCGCTGGCTGCGACCTAGAAGTAACGGTGGACGACATTCGTGACCCAGAGAATATTCCCAACCGATTACTGGATCTGCAGAGTGTTTACCAAGAG CAACAAATCGTCGATTATCCCCTGGTTGCCAAGTCCAAGGCCACACGGTCGTTTCGAGACTTGCTCACCTCATTCATACATGCTCTTATTTCTTTACTGCACGAAACCGATGTCATGTACAAGGACGTCGATCTTGTCGATAATCTTCATGCTTGGTTAGCTAGCATGTCGTCTTCGCCTCTACGTCCTTTCCGTCACACGGCCACCACTATTTCTTTGGCAGTGCAATCAACACTTGTCGAAGTCGCCAGCATCCTCGATCGACGCATTGCAAACATTGAGCAGCAGTCTCAGACTGCGAAACGaggcaaaaacaaaagcaagacCGACGAAATCCAACGTAGCTTAGCCGAAGCAAACGACAACAGAAAGATCTGCAACGACTCTATTCAGTCCTTCTTCGACACTGTTTTTGTTCACCGATACCGCGACGTCGATCCGAGGATTCGAGTTGAGTGCGTTGAGGCTCTCGGAAATTGGATTTGGAATCTACCAACAGTTTTCTTAGAGCCGGGCTACCTGCGCTATCTGGGCTGGATGCTGTCTGACACCAACGCTGGTACACGGCAAGAGGTCCTGAAGCAGCTTGGAAGACTCTTCAAACGTGATGCACAACAGCTAGGTCACTTCATTGACCGATTCCGCCCTCGGCTGATTGAAATGGCAACGGGCGACGCCGACGTATCTGTTAGAGTCACTGCCATTTCTGTCATCGACTCATTGCGGGCCGCTGCCATCCTTGAACCCAACGAGATCGATGCCATTGGGAGACTCGTCTTTGATAGTGAAATCAGAGTACGGAAAGCCGTTGTCGGATTCTTCGTTGCCTGCATTGATGATGTAAATGAGGGCAAGGTTGAAGAGATGGGCGGCTCCGAAGTCTTCGAAGAATTGGACCTTGCCGGAGAAGATAGTTACGACACTCCGAGAAAGGACTGGCTCAATTTGAAATCCTTGGCCGAAACACTCACCATCTATGACGCTCAGGTGGAGGAGTCTCAGCAGGCGGAAGGAGCATCGTTAGACCTCGATGTTGACTTGTTGGGTAATACTATGCCCGATACAAGAATCTCACTGGCTTCTCAGGTGCTCTACGATAAAATTCCGGAAATTAAGACTTGGGAGATTCTGGCCGGATATCTCTTGTACGACCACACGACAAGCACCAAATCTAAATCGAGATCAAAGTCAAAGAGTAACCCGTCAGAAGAGGCTTTCAAGAAAGCCGTTGCGCCTActgccgaagaagaaaagattcTCCTAGATGTTCTAAGCTCCGCTATCAAGTcgagcttgctgctgctagccgACCATGACAAAGGCAAGAAACGTGGCCCTCGCTCCGATGCCGCTGAAGCACAGGAGGAAttggcgctggagctggccaTAAACATTCCAAAGTTGCTGAGCAAGTATGGTGCGGAGCCTGAGACGGCGGCGATTGTTCTCCGGCTGGAGCGCTACCTCAAGCTGGATGCTTTCCAAAGATTGCGACAAGACTCCAGCATATACGAGAAGCTACTGGATGAAATAATTACGCAGTTCAACAGACACGACGACAAGATTGTCTTGACCGAAGCTgcggctgctctgctgcaCGCTCGGCAATTTGAGGAGTTGGAGGAAATGGCTGACAGCAAGCTATCTGTTCTTTGGGAGGTTGTCATCAACTCACTCCGAAGCTTTGACAAAACTTGTGAGCTTTCCGCCAGAGGAAATCTGGAAGAGGCGCCGCTAAGGGAGCTGTCCACTGTGTTGATGAAAATCAGCAAACTGGCGAGTATATCGGACTGCGTCGATGTCCTTGAAATTGCCCCATCCAAAGGCGACTCAACGTCTCCGGCAATTCAGATCCTGATTAACATTGTGCACCGTGGAGAATTCGAGGCCCAAGAGGACGAGATTGATAATTTGGAAGATGACGTTGTTTCTTTGGCAATCAAGGCTTGCCAATTCTATTTCATGTGGAAGACGCGTAGCCTGTCACAACAGCTCTCTTCTGGTGTCAGCATCGCagatgaagagcttgatAGCTTATCAGTGCTGCGACAAACTTACCGAAAGCACTTGATCGTGACATTCTCATCCCGATCTTCTATTGATCAGCTCCGCCTATTTGCCACTGGTAGTCTCTGCGACTTACATTTGACTTTTGCAACAATGCGCCCAGTGATTAGCAACTTCCGCCCATCAAGTTCTACTTCGCAAGCAAGCGGTGGCGAAAAGTTCAAAGTCTTGGTGCAGCAAATTGAATCCAATCTCGTCCCTGAGCTCACATCAATATTCGACGGTGCTGAGAAGCAGTTTgcaaagaaggccaagaaagACAGACTGCTAAACGAACCGGCGGAAGACGAAGATCCtgtcgatgatgaagagtcgtccgatgatgaggatgaagatgaaagctTGTCGAAGGAGGAACGACTTGCAGCTGAGCTTAAGGCTGAAAAGGCTTTGTGTGAATTGACTGCTAAATACGTTCTTGTCATAACGGCAAGTTTGTTGGATCCCAAGGGCAATGCCGTCAACAAACTGAAGCGGCGACTGCAGCGTAATGAAACCAAACTGGGGCACAACTTCAAAGAAGTTGTCGCGTATCT
- a CDS encoding uncharacterized protein (EggNog:ENOG41): protein MSSADIPGLNYTSHQYGDHTLQRVAVWQFDGDGDAHEAPAPASAYWIIFVHGGAWRDPRNTIDDFVPPIKHMVSLEDLPKSAIRGFASLDYRLSPHPLFPQDPASTPANELHNARHPDHIRDVISALRFLDAEYAIGNNYVLIGHSAGGSLVHQVIMNSDASCGWAPAVPLPAALISISGIHDLRGMVARHGGVYEEFTTGVFGPDKHVWDAVSPATFAGNFKDVWGDGSRLIILANSAEDTLIDMPELDVMEARLIRDGITPIAIRDLHLEHDDIWREGTQVAALVAKAMAKLQQP from the exons ATGAGCTCTGCAGACATCCCTGGTCTCAACTACACCAGTCACCAATATGGCGATCATACCCTCCAGCGAGTCGCCGTCTGGCAGttcgatggcgatggtgacgCACACGAAGCGCCTGCTCCGGCGTCAGCTTATTGGATAAT CTTCGTCCATGGGGGCGCGTGGCGAGACCCCAGAAACACTATCGACGACTTTGTGCCACCCATCAAGCATATGGTCTCGCTGGAAGATCTGCCCAAATCCGCCATTCGGGGCTTTGCCAGCCTTGATTACCGCCTGTCTCCGCACCCGCTGTTTCCCCAGGATCCCGCTTCAACGCCGGCGAATGAGTTGCACAACGCCCGTCACCCGGACCATATCCGGGACGTCATCTCCGCGCTGAGGTTTCTCGATGCAGAGTATGCCATTGGCAACAACTACGTGCTCATTGGCCACTCAGCCGGCGGCTCGCTCGTTCACCAGGTCATCATGAACAGTGACGCATCCTGTGGCTGGGCCCCAGCAGTGCCACTACCAGCAGCTCTCATCAGCATATCTGGCATCCACGATTTGAGAGGCATGGTCGCCAGACACGGCGGGGTTTACGAAGAGTTCACGACCGGCGTTTTTGGTCCAGACAAGCATGTTTGGGACGCAGTGTCTCCGGCAACATTTGCTGGAAATTTCAAGGACGTCTGGGGAGACGGATCTCGTCTCATCATCTTGGCAAACTCTGCAGAAGATACCTTGATCGACATGCCAGAGCTCGACGTTATGGAAGCCAGGCTCATCAGAGACGGCATCACACCGATAGCCATCAGGGACCTCCACCTTGAACACGACGATATATGGAGAGAGGGCACACAAGTTGCGGCACTTGTAGCAAAGGCCATGGCAAAGCTGCAACAGCCTTGA